The Antechinus flavipes isolate AdamAnt ecotype Samford, QLD, Australia chromosome 4, AdamAnt_v2, whole genome shotgun sequence genomic interval ATACCTCATATTCTCTCCCTTGTGGCTTTTCTTCAGAGAGTCCCCTGGGGTCTGTGACCCTCCTCTGTCCTGCAATGGCCTCCAACGACCAGAATGGCGGCAGTATCTCCTCTTCCAGCAGCCGCCTGCAGAGCCGGAAGCCGCCCAACCTCTCCATCACTATCCCGCCCCCAGAGGTCTCAGCCCCAGGTGAACAGGACAACATGCTACCTCCTGAGGTAAATGGCCGGGGAAAGGCGACATTCCTAGCTCATGACCCCAGACTAGTTTGTCTAGCACCATGTTAGAGAGAGACAGCTGCCTCCCAGTGAGTATGTTCACAGAACAGGGAGCAGACATGAGGATGGCTAGATGAAGTTTCCTCCTTGTTAGCTTGGGACACCAAGGTTCGAGCTCCgggtccttcccttcctctcccagcTCTGTCCAGGACTCTGGGTGGAGCTAGCAGCCTTTTCCCTACCACAGTGCCTCAGACCACCACAGTCTAGTCACAGATTGAAGTTCGTTTCTTCATTTCCTCACCTTGCCCCCCAATTTTGTACTAGCCTTGGGTACAGGACAAGAAGCAGACCCTAAGCCTCTGGATTCTGGGAAATATTCCCATTAAAGAACTAAAAATGTCTTCCCTGTCCCCTCTGCTTCCTCCTTGTCCCCTCCAGAGACCTAGGAATCCAGCCTATTTGAAGAGTGTGAGTATGCAAGAGCCTCGAGGACGATGGCATGAAAACAATTCAGATCGCCGTCCTGGCTTTCGTCGCCAGGCTTCTTTGTCCCAAAGCATCCGAAGGTGAGCACTAGTCTTTAATCTGTCACACATTTCCCCAGGATCCTGAAGCATCAATCTATTTGGGggcaaagaaatgtaaatttaaatgtgttattattatatttatacatattattatatatattatacaagtacattaaatatgtaaatgtacatatatataatatgtctcatacataaatataagcataaattaaaaacacaaatataaatttGTGTTTATCCCTCTGGCATCCAAAgtaatcattatttcatttgacccatATGACATTCTCCTGAAGGGAGTGAGGGCAGGAATTTTTAATAGATGGGAAAACCACAGTCCAATGAGGATAAGTAATCCCCTGAAAAGTGTCCCAGTATGCCAGGAGGAGAGCCTAGgaaaagactcaaaagaaaaagagtaagcCTTTTACTAAAGAGCTTCTGTGGAGTGACACATCGAAACACACCTCCATgggcattttctttctcctcttttcacaCGAGATCTTTTTAACAGGGTCAGTGAGACCCTAAATATGGGGTTGGAAGGGACCATATACAGCAGATCTGTGTTTGTTCCTGCAGGGGCACTGCACAGTGGTTCGGTGTCAGTGAGGATTGGGATGGAAAGAGACAGAACTGGCATCGGAAGAGTCTCCACCACTGTAGTGTACGCTATGGGAAACTGAAAGCCTCCTGCCAAAGAGACCTGGAGCTCCCCAGCCAGGAGGTGCCTTCTTTCCAGGGCATTGAGTCCCCCAAAACCTGCAAGATGCCCAAGGTATGGTCCAGTgcaacatttatcaagcactggTGTATGTAGATCATTGTGCTAGACATtctatacaaaatacatattttttaaaattttttaaaatgaaagtgctttattaagcactttctgttTATCAGACTTGGTATTAGGATTTGAGCacagaaaaggacaaaaataaaaatatctgttcttcaagaatcaatcaatgaacatttattaagcacttattatgtgccaagcaatatgctaagtgttgggatattaaaaaaagcaaaagatgggGCCTGCCTTCAAGTAGTTTATGTTCTGTTGTTAGAAGGTTGtgttttgtccttccttctcgaaGAGGCCATGACCTCAGGGGAGGTAATACCGtgaatgcaagtgaattgaatttaagggcTGGATGCAATGAGAGCCTTTTTAAGCTAGATCTTCCAAGGTCTCATTTTGATTGAGGGTAACGCCCAATCAATGATGAAGGCTAAGtaagaaataaagcagagaaagGCCTCTTACCcaatccaaaaaatatatatatcaaactgGGTggagaagaccctcagggtttctggccaaaacagataACAgttctatttacattcattctgagccAATCAGAGCCCAGACAAAGACCAAATAAGTAGGGCTTGACCAGGAACTTATTCTTGGTCTGTCTGTGAAAACCAGAGTAATTTTTAGGTTTAAGGTATGATCCGTAAGAAATCTAGTCcatgagagccatctgcacccagagagaggaccatggaaactgagtagatcacaacatggtattttcactttttgttgttttttgcttgcgttttgttttctttgtcatttgttttcctttttgatctgaatttttctgtgcagcatgataattgtgaaaatatgtatagaagaattgcacatatttaacatatattggattacttgctgtctaggggagggagtggaggagagggaaagagaagaaagtttggaacagaaggttttacaaaggtgaatgctgaaaattatgcatatattttgaaaagaaaaagctttaaaaaaaaaaagaaagaaagaaagaaatctagtccaTAAACGCCAAGATATCTTGTGAGGTTTCAgagatcaaaatttacattcctttggccCAGAACACCTTCAGGTAAGGGTAAAATACACttttggagggaaggaagaaaagaaaagagcattgTTGCCCAATTGGACAGTTCTGGTTGTATCCCCAGTGAGGGAGCACCTCCTGCTACTCACAGAGGTTGTTTGTCCTGTGCTCTGGAAGACTTCCATGATTTCGGGGAGGTGTTGtcatgatttgcaagtgaattggctttaagtgagggaggactgtgtaAAGTCCCCAACCTTACTTTCTCCTAGCCTTCTGGAAGAAGGTAATATGTATAGGCATATTACAGTGAAAAGAGGAGGATTAGGGGTCAgggaacctgagtttaaatcttatcTCTTTCAGTTACTAACTCTAGGCCTTAGACAAATTAATCTttcttaagcctcagtttccttatcagtaaaataaggAGATCATACTGGAagttctctaaggtcccttccagttctaaatctgtgatgataatgatgaagtaAATGCTGTATATAAAGTAAATAGAAAGTTTGAGACACTCaactgagaaaaataggaaaagtctCTTGTAAGAGAGCACTTGAGATGAACCTAGAAGAAAGCCAGGGCTTCCTAAGAAGTAAAGGTGATGAGGGGGAGGAAGAGCATCACATGCACAGGAGACAACATGGGCAAAAGTATAGATAGGAGATCAAATCTCATGTACAAGGGCCATCAAATTGGCCAGCTTAACTGGAACATAAATGTGTGAAGAGGATTAATGGGGAATCAAGCAACCTGGAAAGAGATTGGAACCTGATCATTAAAGGCCTAAATATCATTTATGAGGTTGTCTCTTTTCTGAGAGGTGGTAGGAAGCTACTCATGGGGGAAGGATGCCGCTAACTATAATACACAATATTAGGTGATCATGCAATAGAAAAGTTCAAAACAAACTATATGAGGTTTGGAAAGATATGGGTTTCATGGTCAAAGTTGCAtttgaaatgaattcaaattcatcacagagatgatcaactgtgatggacttggctcttttcaacaatgtggtgattcaaggcaattccaatagacttgggatggaaaatgccaatcgcATCCAGAGAggtatggagattgaatgtacctcagagcatagtattttcatcttttttgttgttgtttgctatttttttctcatggtttttctcttttgatctgatttttcttgcacaaaatgacaaatatggaaatgtttaaaagattgCTTTatgtcttgggaaggagggaagtaaaaaagggagggagggaaaaaaaacatctttacatgaatttggaagaataaaaactatttaaaaaaaaaaaaaagaattcatcacAGAGTGTGGAAGCATGATGTTTGTTCAAGGGGCAGAGAACTTTCCAGGTTAGATATCATTTGAATGGGTGTGGGtatatatctgtctctgttttgGGGGGTCCCAGTAATACTTTTATACTAAGAACCTGTATGATTGCCTGAATTTCCCATACTTGGTCTCTTTGCACCTCCAGATAGTGGATCCACTTGCCCGGGGCCGAGCATTCCGACACCCAGATGAGGTGGACCGGCACCACCCCCCACTGCCACCACTGACTCCAGGTGTATTGTCCCTCAGCTCCTTTACCAGTGTTCGATCAGGTTACTCGCACCTCCTCCGTCGAAAGAGGATGTCTGTGGCACAAATGAGCTTTCATGCTGCAGCTGCTCTCCTCAAGGTGAGTTATTCATAGCTGTCTCTCAGTTCCTTGATTCATTGTGGTGTGGTAGAAAGATTCCTGGATTTTAGttagaaaatctgaattaaaatcccagttctgtctctttctatccaAATGACTTGACCTCTGGTCTATGTCACTTTCCACATCTATAGGTTAAATTAGATGATGGCTGAGGTCCTTTaggattccttccagctctgaatttcTGCAGGCTAGCATCTTCTGCCTCTTGCATCTGGACTGCTCCCCTGTAACTTTTACCTTCagctctccctttccttttctacccAACCACTTAGTACCCCCTCTCTCTGGCTCCCAGAACTACATTCTATGCCTTCATCAAAAGCTAGAGAAAGGCAGCTGTTGCCTGGGGGAAAGGCAGGATAAAAccctgggaataaaaaaaaatataggacCCTAGGTCCTTGGGGATTCCATAACATGAGCTGTCAATGGAGAAAGCTGGAAAAAGATGGAAGGATGTGGGGGAGAGAGGGACATACAGAGAATGACTGTCCATGTTACTGTTCCTTGTCCTTACCCACCCAGGAATTAATATCATACGTTATTTGAGGATTTTCCTAGAGCTCTTTTTGATCCCTCTCTTTATTGTTCCCTTTCAGTCTTATTTCACCTATTAAAGTACTGGTTGGTTGATGGAGAATGGCAATCAGTTATTTAGGCAGGATGGGAGAGCCACAGGTGGAAGATGTTGATTCCCTTCCTTTTAACAGCTGTACAAGGTTGGGAAGGGAGTGAATAGAAGCAAGGAAAAGCCCAGATGTTCTGTGAGCTGGCTTTGGTCAGAGACTTGTATGCTAACCCTTGTTTTCTCCCTTGACCAGGGCCGATCTGTACTGGAGCCCGCAGGCCAGAAGCGCCGGGTGATCAAACGAAGCTTTGCCTGCCCCAGTTTCCATGAAGAGGATGTGGTGGATGGAGTGGACACATTTGACTCCTCATTTTTTAGTAAGGCAAGCTTGGGGTCTGGGTCCCTCCTACCTCTGGCCTGGGATAAAGATTGGGGGAGGCTGAGGAGTAGATTTGCAGAGACAAGTCTTGGAGCTTAAGGTTTtccttcctctaagagccaaagAACCAGACCATTGGTTGGTTTGGGATGTCACCTAATCAGTCACTAAACTTTATTGATAATGTGATGCTCTTCCCTCAGAATGGATGGGGGCATTGCCCCTTGACCTCTTTTGCAGATCccactttttcccttcccctttctctgagTCCTAGTTCTGGATTTGCCTTGAAACAGTTGGAAAGTGACTCTTCCCCTGGCTCACTCCTCTGTGCCCTCTCCTCCAGATTGATATGCATGAGATGGGTTCGATGCCTGATGATGTCTTTGAGTCACCCCCACTCTCTGCCAGCTACTTCCGAGGGATCCCACGCTCTGCTTCTCCCCAGTCCCCTGAAGGTCTACACATTCCCCTGTGAGTATAGATCTAGAGTTCTCATGAAAGTGAGGGATATTAAtagaatggggaagggaagggacgaGACTGCAAAGGTCTTGGTGAGGTCACTAGAGACCTTGCTCAGAAGCCATCTCCATATTTCTGTTCATTTGGATGCTGTAGTCAGTtggtcagtaaacatttattaagtgccgacTGTGTGCAAGGCATTGAGGATTCCCAGAAAGGTAAAAGTTCTGGCTCTTAAGGGGCCTCATAGTTTAATAAGAAAAACTGTGTACCAACAAactataaacaggataaattggaattaATCAACAGAAGGAGGCAGTAGAATTAAGAAGTTGGGAAAAGTTTCtggtagaaggtagaattttagcaaAGACTTGGAAGAAGTCGAGAGGTGGACATAAAGGTGGGAGACAGAGAAATGCTCAGGGTATAGATGATGTAGGGGAAAATTCTATATTTGAGGCAATTATTCTGCCCCCCTTTCCCAAGGGGACAGCACTGGATCTCTCTGCTGACTCCCAAACACCTTCTAACCCTTCGAGGCTGTAACTGAACAATTGGGATGAGGACTGATGGGGGAACCTTCTTAGAGCTGAATGTCATCCTTCGCTCTCTACCCCAGGAAGGATTACACCCAGGTGCCAGCTCCAGCCACCAAGCGGGGCCAGCGCATTGCCTCCAAGGTTAAACACTTTGCCTTTGACCGGAAAAAGCGACACTACGGGCTGGGCGTGGTAGGGAGCTGGCTGAACCGGAGCTACCGACGCAGCATCAGCAGTACCGTGCAGCACCAGCTAGAGAACTTTAGCAGCCACCGGTGAGAGGGGTGAGGGGTGGGTGTGGGCCTTGCAAGAGCTCTTGACATCATTACACACCGGCACTCTATAATCAACATAATTTGGGGAAGTGTCCCTTTGAGCAAAGATCCTATCTTGGGTACTCCAGGAGAAAAGTAGAGGAAATCCAGATCCTGGTCTCAGGTAACTCTGTTTCCTACATTAAGTAGGAAGGCAGAGGCTCCccaagacagaaataaaaacttaaaCAGAACTGACCCCAAGCTGGATTGCCAGCTTGGGTTGGTTCTTGGATCAAGATAGACAAGAACACTAGCTTTTTtgttcagtaaatgtttattaaaaagctattatatgtAAGGCTGAAGGCTTTGtacattcttccttttcttcctctattcctgATCCCAATAGTATGAagttaaaatgtaataataataatatcaatttcAGATTTCCTGGAGTAAATTAAATGCTTTCTAATTACTTTGACTACACTTTTCCTAGTCTTCCCCTAATAGGAAgttatgtgctttttttttttctttttgtggggaAGAGGGAGGCAATCAAGATCAAATGACTTCTCTATAGTCACCAGTAAGcctctgagttcagatttgaatttagttcctcctgactctgggactggtgctctatccactgtgccacctagctgccccttatgcTTTTTGCTGAAATACCCACTATCTTAATTTAAGACTGCAgggtatttaaaatttttccagtttagaaaaaaatatttaagaagtaTTAAAAGTTGTccaaaaaaattgtatttattagaAATGATGGAGGTATAATATTCTACattgaaataaaatcaatgattttatttaataaaatataataaaaatcaggctgttttagatttttttttttaaagtcttcccttttgttctcttcATTGTTTGTACTCACCTTTGGCTTTTTGTGTCTCCCATAACCTTGGTTTAGAGCAGAGATCAAAGATGATGATCTAAGGATTCCTTGGTGCTCTTTGGACTCTGACTGAAGTGACTCCTACTGACCACACACTTTTCTATCCCCAGGCCATACTTTACTTACTGGCTGACTGTTGTGCACATCCTGATCACGCTTCTGGTGATTGGCACCTATGGCATTGCCCCTATTGGGTTCGCTCAGCATGTCACCACCCAGCTGGTGAGTTGGGACTGGAGTACAGGCTTAGGCAGCACCACCTAATAGGGAAAGGTGATCTGGGTCAACCCAGTTTTAGTTTTTGTCCTTGAATGCCTTAAATGTTTTTTACCATACTAGTGAAAATCTTTCCACAATGCCCAAGTCAGGAGAGGGCCTTGTTAAGCAAGACAACCACCCCTTCTTTTGACAACAGGGTACTAATACAACTTGTTATCTCTACCAGAACCCTCCCCAGGTTTCTGGCAAGGtgaaaatttttctcttaccCTCTTCTTGCAGGTGCTAAGGAATAAAGGTGTGTATGAGAGCGTAAAGTACATCCAACAAGAAAACTTCTGGATTGGCCCAAGCTCGGTATGAAATTCAGAAACCACCTACCAGTCAAGGTTATTGGAATTCAGGTTCACATTCAAGGGACCACTTTTCAAGTGGTTGTATATTGGTCACTTGAGAGACAAAGGTATTTTTTGCCCTGTCTCTTACATAactatagcatttatatagaatttttcaAGTTTGCCATTTGCTTTACAAAGATCATATCATCTAATCCTTACAATtgccctgggaagtaggtgcttattatccccatttacaactgaggaaactgaggctgaaagaagtaaagtgacttgcccatgatcacacatctaataagtgtctgaagcagaattcaaCCTCATATCTCTCTGGCTTTCAAATATTGATGTCAGAGACCCAGTTCCCTCCCCTTCCAAAAAGAGACTTCTCTCATCCTAGACTCCTCAAGGCTAAGGATGTAGGCAGGAGTATCACTCTCCTTCTTCTGGACTTAGTTCTCCTTCCTCGCCATGTTTTGATCCCCAGATTGATTTGATCCACTTGGGGGCCAAGTTTTCCCCATGCATCCGGAAGGATCAGCAAGTTGAGCGGTTGATTCAGCGGGAAAGAGATCAAGAACGGAACTCAGGCTGCTGTGTCCAGAATGACAACTCGGGCTGCATCCAGACTCAACGGGCAGACTGCTCAGTATGAGAGTGGAAAGGGAGCGTGGTGGGGAGGGAGCGCCCTTCTGGGCCAAGGCTGATGGGAGGGAGCTGATAGTATTACTTGGGAAGCAAAGGCTGTTGGGGCATCCTCATTGGTCTGCTTCCCCTTAGTGGATGTCAGGTAGAATCATTGCTTTCCAGCTGGATGGAACCTGAGAGGCCATCTCATCctacctttctcatttttttaggTGAAATAAGGTGCAGGGAAATTAAATTAAGGCCCTTTCCTAGGGTTCCTGAAGTAGTAAATGTcacaggcaagatttgaattcctCTCATTAGCAAATTGCATTGCTTTTAGTTTCTTTGTCAGTGTTTTTCTGTCTggttatttttcttacttttctccttATTAGACATTCTCCCAAGCAGAGAccacttctctttcctctttcttaccTCATCATACTCACCACAGGGCTTTCTCTGCATTCAGGGTTCTTTCATCCATCAGTTTTGATTAACTTCTTTTGGATTCCAAAAAACCTGAAGTTGAGACCCTTTTGTACTTGGATATCAAGACATTTTATGGACTTAAGCctttggaagaaggaaagatggaaccCTTTTTCTTAGGCATGACTGCCCCTCTCTCACTTTCTAGGAGACTTT includes:
- the RHBDF2 gene encoding inactive rhomboid protein 2, which encodes MASNDQNGGSISSSSSRLQSRKPPNLSITIPPPEVSAPGEQDNMLPPERPRNPAYLKSVSMQEPRGRWHENNSDRRPGFRRQASLSQSIRRGTAQWFGVSEDWDGKRQNWHRKSLHHCSVRYGKLKASCQRDLELPSQEVPSFQGIESPKTCKMPKIVDPLARGRAFRHPDEVDRHHPPLPPLTPGVLSLSSFTSVRSGYSHLLRRKRMSVAQMSFHAAAALLKGRSVLEPAGQKRRVIKRSFACPSFHEEDVVDGVDTFDSSFFSKIDMHEMGSMPDDVFESPPLSASYFRGIPRSASPQSPEGLHIPLKDYTQVPAPATKRGQRIASKVKHFAFDRKKRHYGLGVVGSWLNRSYRRSISSTVQHQLENFSSHRPYFTYWLTVVHILITLLVIGTYGIAPIGFAQHVTTQLVLRNKGVYESVKYIQQENFWIGPSSIDLIHLGAKFSPCIRKDQQVERLIQRERDQERNSGCCVQNDNSGCIQTQRADCSETLATFIKWQDDTGRPMNKSNSSLSRTSAVVCHQDPRTCEEPASSGAHIWPDDITKWPICTDQAKNNHTGFPHMDCQIKGRPCCIGTKGSCEITTREYCEFMHGYFHEEATLCSQVHCLDKVCGLLPFLNPEVPDQFYRLWLSLFLHAGLGHCLVSVLFQMTILRDLEKLAGWLRIAIIFILSGITGNLASAIFLPYRAEVGPAGSQFGILACLFVELIQSWQLLEKPWKAFLNLSGIVFFLFICGLLPWIDNIAHIFGFLSGLLLSFAFLPYITFGTGDKYRKRAMILVSLVIFAGLFASLVIWLYVYPINWPWIEYLTCFPFTSRFCEKYELDQVLHG